In Camelus dromedarius isolate mCamDro1 chromosome 16, mCamDro1.pat, whole genome shotgun sequence, the genomic stretch aggcagaataaaaaagaatgaaaaattgccatttgcaacaacatggatggacctagagggtattatgtttaGATATTATGGGATATTACAAGGTGTTATGAGTCAGACAGGTATTATGGTATTATGAATCGTACCAtacgatttcacttatatgtggaatctaaaaatcaacaaatgaacaagcaaacCAGAAACattcataaatacagagaactggtggttgccagaggggaagggagtagTGGGATGGGCAAAATAGAGTCAGAcaattaagaggcacaaacttccagttataaaataaataagccatgggaTTGTAATATACAGGATAGGGAATATAGTcgataatattgtaataactataaatggtgGCAGATGATAACCAGacatcatggtgatcatttcataatgtatataactgtcaaatcactatgttgtacacctgaaactaatataacattatatgtcaattatacttcaattaaaaatataattttacaggcagagaacaAAATTAAGATAGGGATCCAGGTTGAAAGTTGAGACTATTCTATTTTCAGTGACAACAAGTcttaagccctcattgtgcaacTCAGCTCCCCTCTATAAAATAGAGAACTAGATTTTTTAACAGCCCCCCAAAATAAGTGACAAGATACCTAGACTGCTTTGGGATCATTTTGAGGGCTGGCAAAGAATCCAGATGCACCCCCTACCCTGTCCCTGATACTGACCCTCTGCTGacattcctttctccttcccaggcACAGGCCATGGAAAGGAATGACATCATTGACTTCAAGGCTTTGGAAAAAGAGCTGCAGGCTGCAATCACTGCTGATGAGAAGTACAAACGGGAGAATGCCGCCAAGTTACGGGCAGTGGAACAGAGGGTGGCTTCCTATGAGGAGTTCAGGTTGGCTTAATGCCATTTTTCTCAGGCTCTCCTGTTATGGTGGACTATAGTGGATAAGAGCAtgtgctttggagtcagacaatcCTGGGCTCTGTCTTGGCCCTACCCTCTGCTACCTGTGTGATCTTgtacaagttatttaacctctctgagcctctattcctcatctgtaaaagagagtaACCATTGTTGTGATTAAATGAATTATCACATATAAGATTCTGAGCACATCTGGCATGTGGGAAGTGTTCAAAAGCTGTCAGCCATTGTTGCTGctgtctttattattattgtcatatTGGCCTGCCAACAGATTCAGCCTGTGTCATGAAAGTCCAGCCATCTCATACCTACAGACAGCATTAGGTTCATCCCCTAATCTCTGTCCTTTGCCCACAGGGGTATTGTCCTTGCATCACATCTGAAGCCACTGGAGCGGAAGGACAAGATAGGAGGAAAGAGGACTGTGCCCTGGAACTGTCACACTACTCAGGGAAGGCCCTCCCAGGACGAAACCACTGAAATTTCCCGGGTAGGTGGGGCCCAGCAGGATTCTCTGCCATGAACCTCCAATCCTGTCTCCtcacattttccttatttctcatGTTAGGCCAACAGAGGCAGGTTTCTGCCTCCAGTCTCAGAAAGAAGAGCAACCAGCGGGTGGTGGGGCTGAAACTGGGCAGTACAAGTCAGAAAGGTGGGCTAGGCAGACCCCTTGCAGTCAGTCCTCTGGCTTGCATTCCCAGATCAGATTTGGGTTGCTCTGCCTCCAGGTTCTATAGTATAGAGTACATGATCCTCTGGCAGTGTTAGGAGGGAGATCCAGCATGTCAGATCCTTAATACTCATATTGAGTTCCTGTCTCTCCCCCTGAGGTTTCAAATCATCCTTCAAGCCCTATCAGAGCAAACTCTGACTTAACTCTCGCAGAACAATTCTCTGTCCACATTCATTGGCAGGAAAATCCTGGTACAACTGAGAATCTCAAATCATAGCCTGCGTTCCTTGggaccctccctccccatcccatccccagtTGCCTCGTCTGAAAATGAGGCCCACAGGGACCACAGCCTTCCCAAGGCTCAGAGAGTGGTACCAGAGCTTAGATGAAAACCCACAGGCTCCCCTCACTGTCACTGTCACAGAGCAGCTGGAAGCGCTCTGgactcccctttcctccctttgTGATCCAGGAGAAAACGTTCCCCCAGCCTGAGACCTCGGCTGAGTTCTACCGTGACTGGCGGCGATACTTGCGGAGTGGGCCAGAGCGCTACCAGGCCCTGCTGCAGCTCGGGGGTCCAAAGCTGCGCCTTCTCTTCCAGGTGGATGTGGGGTTTGGACTTCTTGGGGAGATGCTGGTGGCACTGGCCAATCACGTGAGACCAGCTGACCGGTGGGTGGTGCTGGGGGTCCTGCGCAGCCTGGCCAGCACCGGACGCTTCAACCTGAACCTGAGCCTGATGAgccatgcagagagagagagctgcAGAGCCTTGTTTCAGAAACTGCAGGCCATGGGCGCCCCCAGCTCAGAGGAGCGGGATCTGGAGGAGCAGCCTGGTGGGCTCCAGGAGGTGGAGAGTCTCCTCCAAGAGCTGCTTAGGTTGTACCGGGTGGACTGAGGGGACTAGTTACCTGCTGAGCCCCCTAGTGGTCATTGGTGGCATTTTTTGGGTGGTTGTCCTGGGGGCTCTGCAGGGCAGTAATGATTCCCTTCGAGACTTGGAATTTTCACAGCAAAAGCAGGCACTgaatctccccctctcctccaaCTTCTTGTGGGGCTCTGTATTCTGAACTATGTAGGTCCACAGGATGGTCAAGGGCCCAAGAAGTTGAAAGAGTTTTGCTTCCCACCCTCAGAGTCGGCCAATCCTCTAGCCCATGGCTCTGAGAGATGGGTGTGCACCCAACCAAATGCTGGCGACACCAGTTACAGACTTCagtcaaaaaaaaggaaaaataaaatcgtTAACCTTCCATAGTCAACAAATTCTGATCTCCTCAGCTCTTAACAAGAGTATTTATAACCTAAACTCAATGAATGAACATTTAATTGGCAAGCAATCAAATGCTACTTCATTCCATGTGCAGTGTTTTTCCCCAGGGGCCGAGTTCCAGTGCAGGTTGGGCCTGAAAGCCCCAAGCCGTCAGCTCAGGTCTGGTCAGTCTCCCAGACTTCTTAAGATGGCCCGGTGTGCAGGTGGGAGTGTTTCCTTCAACTGCTGAGTTAACCAAAGGGAAGGCCTTTCCACCAGGCAGGAAGGACAGAGCCtggagcagagagacagagatttcCCTGTCCCACCACCTGAACCCTTCTCATTCCAGATTCCCCTGACCCATTCTTGGGTGAGTCAGTGTTctagaaagggaagagagggcCAGGTTCTAGAATGGTTTTCCCTCAAGATCATGTCTGGAACATTAGAAGGGCATCTTGTACATCAAGTGGGAATAAATTGCCTTGTCTGTGGCAGCTTCCTCTGCAAATTGCGGCTTCTTTTCTTGGCTGCTTAATCCTTCCTTCATATAGATGCCTCCTCCCAGTAGTGATTTCTAGAAGCCCCATAGGCCTTTAGTGCCTTGATTTAGCCCCACTCCCTCAGACCCTTCCCTTGCACGGCCATGAACCTGGCCCACACCACCGTGCTCCTGTGGGTGTGGGGGAGTCTCCAGGCCTTTGAAATCGTGGAGAAGGAGAATATTTTTCAGAGGACCCCCTGCCCAGCTTTCCTGATGTTTGACAATGCAGCCTACCTGGCCGACATGAGCTTTGAGCTTCCCTGCCACTGCAAGCCCGAGGAGGTGTCTGCTGTCGTCTGGTACTATCAGAAGCACCTCGGAAGCAGCCACACCAAAGTGCTGACAGACTTCGATGGGCGGGTGCTGACAGAAGCAGCCCAGGTGCGCGTGGGCAGCGACATGCTGGTCCGCTTCAGCATCCGCATGTTCAGCCTGCTGGTCTTCCGGGCCCAGCCCGAGGACTCAGGCTTGTATTTCTGCGGCACCCGCAAGGGGGACTACTTTTATGCCTTCGACGTGGACATCCAGAGCAGTGAGGGAATGGTGGCCACCTTCAAGGACCAAGGCCAGGAGCCCTTTGCCGATGAGTACCACGGGAGCCTCCATGTCTTCACCACCTTCTGGGAGTGGACTCCCTGCGACCGCTGTGGGGTGCGTGGGGAGCAGTGGCGCATTGGCCTGTGCTACCTGCAGAGCCCAGACCTCTCCCCACGCTACCACAAGACACGAAGTGACGTGGTGTCCTGTGGTTCGCAGGCTGTGCCGAGAAAGCTTCGGGCCAAGGCCAGTGACCATACCCCTGAGCTGCTCGTTCAGAGCTGCGTGGTCCCCTgcgagaagaagaagaagatccAGGAGGGCGTGATGGCCATTATCAACTATGTGTCCAAAGTGGGCAGCCGGCCCTGGGTGCCCCAGGTGCCCATTCAGTTCCACCAGCAGAGGCTGGGCCATGGACTCATCATCTCCTGTCCGGGGGCCCGGCCAGAGCATGCCGTGGCCTGGGACAAGGACCACCAGTACCTCTACCGCACGCAGTACCTGAAGGGCGTCAACCGGTCCATGAGGGTGTTCATTGACCACGGCAACCATCTCCACATCCGCTTCACCCAGCTGGGAGACCGGGGCATCTACTACTGCTGGCGGCAAGGGGTGCGCATTGCTGGGTTCCGACTGGGCGTGACATCTCGAGGCCGCTACCCCGTCTCACTTTCTGACCCCGAGACTCGTGCCGCCGTGGTGCTCACCCTGATAGGTTACTTGCTCATCACGTTCATCTTTGTCACCATTCACCTCTGTCGTTGCTGCTGTTACTTATTCCGCTGTTGTCCCAACTTCTCCCTCTAGGCTCTCTCTTGCCCAGTTGTGCTTAAATGTGTTTGTTAAAAGATACCAGATGCCTCTGGGTGATCATCTTCGGCTGGGACATGTGGCAAGGGCATGTGGACAAGGTTGTCAGCTATAACCTGCTCCCCTTTTTCATGAGTGAGTCTGGGACAGGATATGAGAAATGGGGAAGCCTGAGGCAGGTGGGAGATGGGGGACTGAGGCCGGGATGGAAGTAGCTAGGATGTACATGTCTTCTGATTTTACACTCAGTGAAGGGAGAAGTGAACTTAATGTTTATCAAATGGCCTATTTGGTGTTGAACAGTGTTTGAGGTCCTTTATTTTCTTGTCCTCAAAGATTGCCAAGTGAACAATGGTTGAATTGGGGgtagcagagagaggaagaagagagtcAGGGTACCTAGTATATATCCTCTTTACCTTCCTCCCCAGCCTTGTCCTGGGACTGGCAGGTAGAAACAGTAGGTTTGGGAATAAAGGCAGAAACTAGAACAGGGGGAATGGGTGAGGAAAGTGGAGATTGAATTGAGGGTTTTCCTAAGACACTGCAcccagcctgggggctgggggtgagaagagaggcaggaaccaaaggcagggggaggggcacgAGGGCTGCAGGGCCGAGCAGAGTTGGAGGTGGGATTTGTCATGTGGCTGCTGCTGAAGGAGCCTGGGGTTCCAAGATGATCAGTGATAAGAAGCAAGTCATGTCTTGTCCAAGGCTGCTTTCTGCCCCCTTCCCGCAGCCCCATCCTCTACCAAACagatcagagtccactctggggaaggccacagcaattgtCTTTATTTATGTCAGTGACTACAGGCAGCAGCAGTGCCCTGAAGATTAGCAGAGTGGGTggcaggagggagtgggggaaggaCACCCAGTCTTGGAAAGAGTGAGGGACTCCTACTTCTCCCTCCCTCTAgccccagaggggagagggggaccCTGTAGGGGGCCTTCTGAGCCCCACTTGTGGGCACCGATGATCTCGCACCCACCAGTCTTTTGGTGGACAGCAGAACAAGTGCCCTGCCCCAAGCTGTCCTGCCTCCAGGCTTCAGGAACACAAACCATTGTCTTCACTCTGCATGTGCCTCTCATCCAATTATAAAATAGGATGCTACCTAAAACATGGGAGTGCGTTTGGTATTTGAGTAAGAGGGGCCCACAGGGGCCTTGGCTTAGGGAAGAGCAGCAGGCACTGTGGAAAGGAGAGGGTCAGGCGCGCAGCAGAGGCTCAGCCAGCAGTATTTGCTGGGGTCGGGAGGCGGCAGCTGCAGGGGCTGACAGGCCTGGGTGGACAGAGATTACACAGCAAGGAAGGGGCCTTTAGAACTGGGACAAAGTGGGCCTTGCCCCCTTGGACAGCAgcctcttcctttcctgtttcAGCATCTTTAAGAGGATGAGACACTTTCTTGATTCCCACGATCCAGAGGCCAAATGTAACTGCTCACGCACAGCCCCCCAACTCTGATGTCTAGCATCATCCCAACTACCTTCTCCACCATCTCTAcctgccccacctccagcctGTATGGGGGGAGTCCTCCTGGGCTTGACCTCTCTGTACCCACACCTAGGGGCCAGGACCCCCTCTACTCCTCCCCAGCACCCCTTCCCTTACCACTTACACTATAGTTCGCCCAAGTGCTGAGAACCAAGCTCCCATGGGCCCACAGCCTGCCCACGTGGCTGCTCAGTGGGGCTGAGACACTTGAACCATCACTCAGGAGGCTCCTCTTCGATTTGGGCAGGCCAGGAATTCTGTCTGGTGACTACTCCAGGTGGCAGGGTAGCCCCACCCACCCGCAGGCTGGTCAGGGTTAGTCTAGAAGAATAAGCCTCTGGCCAGGGCCGCCGTGCCTGTGAGGACTTCCCCTTCCTGTCTTAGAGTCCTGGTTTTCCTCCAGCAGCCCGAGGAAACTCAAAGGCCCAGTTCCCAGATACCCCCAGACACCTCAGGCTCTGGCAacagttgccatgacaacaggGATTCGGGAGATGGAGGGTGATTTATTAggtctccctgccctccccaacttctctcttccctcccaatTCTAACCCAAGCTGCTGGCCATGCCCCTCCCAGCCGCCCCTTCGGGGTGAGTGCCCTGTTAGTTGGACTTGCTGGGTACGGGGTGGGTGCTGTCTGGCAGACTTAATGCTGATGGAGCCTAGGGCAACAAGCTGGTATAGAGAtagagagggaagaggagcagctgcGGGGGTGGGAACTCAAGTCTGGGGAACACAGCTAGTAGAGGAGGGGCAACTACCCCGACTCCTGCTGCAGGCTCCTCATACTGTGACTGGGTGGGTCCTGCCTCACATCACGTCCTTGTGCTCCTGCTTGGACTCCTTAATGACCTGCAGGGGACAGAGAAGCTGCCACAGTTAGGAGCTCACACAGATTCCAAGTCTACCACTGCtaggctatgtgaccttggacaagtccccAGCCTTCCTGGGTCATCTTTTCTAGGGTAGTAGCCAGAAGACGCCCATGCAGCAGTCAGAGAGGAAGATGAAGTAACACTGGTAAGCACCTAGCACTGTGCGTGGCACGTGGTGAGCTGATGACATAAGATTAGCTAGTACTGTTGctggtgggatggggagggggccaTGCCTAGTCCCCTCTTCCCAGTCTTCTGGCAAGTTCCTTTCACTAAGCTGAAGTTGAAAGTTGGGAGTGAAAGCTGCTaactataattttctttctctctcccccaggcCTGGTGTTGGGGGTGAGAAAGGGAAAAAGCCAGAATCAGGACCCCATCCAGTGACCTAGGCACCCAGGCTCCCCTTAAAACTGCCAGTGGAGGGGCTGGGGTAGTAAATTACATTTAGGTTCTTTCTGTCTTCCAGAGCCTCCCCAGGGAGCTCTTGTGAGTTATTGGGGCCCTTCCATGTGCCAGTCCAGGCTTTCTTCCTGAGCCTGAAGGGACCAGAATCTGAGGTctgccctcctcacctctccATCCCGCATCTCCACGGTCTTCACCACGATGTTCCTCTTGAGGTGGCCTTCTGACACGGACTTGGTGTCCAGGCTGGTTTCTGCAGGTGTGAAGAGAGGAGGCCTCCGTGAGCTCTCAGGGCACTAGacatcctctcccacccccggttTCCCCATAAAACCCCCAATCACGAGTCCAAAAGCCTATCCAACACAGCAGAGAGGGCCTAGTTTTTCCAAAGGGGCTGGTGACCTCCTAAATCTCCACCATGCTAGGCAAGTCCTGGCCGCACCGTCCAGTGCTCTGCTCACTTTGCTGGCCTGGCTGCCTTTTAGTCCCTCTGCAAGCCCTTGCCTGGCTTTCTGACAACCCAGTGCCATGCCAAGGAACGAACACGTGGGCTCTGAAGTCAGGCAGGTCAGAGCTTGAGTCCCAACTCAGCCACACGACTGTGGGCAAGTTGATTTACTtcttccagcctcagtttccccatctgcaaaatggagatgctGGTATCTACCTCCCGAGGTGAGAGTGAGGAGTCAGTTCACTGTGATAGTGTGTGCTAAGCGACTGGCACATATTAGTGCTCAGTACATGTGGGTCCCCTCCCCATTCCTACTTCTCTCTGCCACTTCTCTGGGCCCTAGTGACCCTTTACTGTCTGGCAGTTGGCAGTGTTGCCTCTACCTGGTCTGCCTTCTGATGCTGAACTAAGCCCTGACACATGCATAGCTAGTGTTCCTAAATTTCTAGCCCAGAATTTTTCTCCTTAGCTGAGAATCATGTGAGGGCCACATATGAGTAAGAAGTAATTTAGATTTTCCCCTcctcagagagaaaaatataacatGTCACATTcactaatatataaaattaagagcagggaacataaaattttattcactCCAAGAGGAAATAATCCTCTGGGCTGAATCAGCACTgagctgaacaagggagtctcaGGGAAAGAAGAATCATAGGGCACAGGGAGACCCTAGGAACCCTCCCAGTGGTGGGGAAGAGCGGAGGCAGAGGCTGGTGTTTGCTCAGAGGCCCCAGAGCATCCCATCTGAGCACCCGAGGACTTACCACCTTGAACACCAGCCAGCTCTGCTACCTTAAGCTACATTTACCCTGTGCCAGGTCCAGGGCTGGGCGCTGAGGTTGCTGGGGAAATGACACAGGCTTGGCCCTTTAGAGAAACCTAGGAGGGGGGAGCCCAAGAGGATGGGGAAAATGGGCTTGGTGAGGCTCGCCCCCTGTCAAGCTGAGAAAAGCACAATGTCTAAGAGGCAGGCAGCTAACCGAGAGCCGGCGGGGCTCCGTTTACAATCTGGTGAGCCTGTATTGGTATAACTTGTATTGTGAGGCTTTTGAGATGTCTTGTGACCTTGTGACCTTCCCCTTCTTTGGTGCTTTTGCCCCCTGTAGTGACAAGCAGTTAAGAAAACACAAACATCAAACACTCGGATGGGTAGAGCTTGCTCAGGGATCTGCGGACAGGACAGAGGTTAAGACCCTCACCCAGATTTACAGTGGAacagggagcaggggtggggggtgggacaCAGGGCAGAGCAGGACAGGAGTGGCCGCAGGCCTCACCTGCATGCCCTGGGGTGGTGTGTTCTGCCTAGAAGTTCTGTGGTAAATCATGAAGGCCCCCAAGGAGAGCCCCAGACCCCTTTGCCCTAGTCCTCGGCCCCAGGCCAGAGCCACAACCGACAGGCTcgggggaaagggcaggaatcCAACACTCTGCCCACAGGCCCTGCTCTACTGACCTCGGATCTGCAGGTTGGAGAAGGTCTGCACAGGAATGGTGATGCTGAAAgacagcagagggagagaggtgacCAGGCTGCCCGAGGACATCCCCAGGCCAAGTCCTGGTCTAGGGTCATCATGATAGCCTCAAACCCTTTTCCTTGGCAGGAAAGGCCAACCCCATGTCTTAGCTTCCCCAGCAGCCAGCACAATCTCTGGAGCTATCTGTGAGGGGAACATCTCTAATCAAAGGGAAGTGTATGCTCCTaggatgtgggggagggagtAGAGGTGAGGGTGGAGAGGCAGGAGTGGCAAAGAGAGTTCCTAGGAGGCAGAATAGACtcgacaggggaaaaaaagtccgATCTTTGTTGGTGAGCCTCTTAATTTGGGAGGTGACCCAAGTCCTCACCCTGGGACCTAATCCATATCAGTTGAACTGaatccactcattcattcctcaGACATTTACTGAATACCAATTGTGTGTTAGGCAAGTGCTGCACTGGCCACTTGGATAGGAGGGGGCTGGACGCAGGGCTGAGTAAGACAGTCCCTGAAGGGAGCAAGGCGACTCTAGGGAGAGGCCTCACCGGTTCTCCTCGCCCTCCAGCAACTTCCTGTAGGTGGCGATCTCGATGTCCAGGGCCAGTTTGACATTCAGC encodes the following:
- the CCDC103 gene encoding coiled-coil domain-containing protein 103 isoform X1: MERNDIIDFKALEKELQAAITADEKYKRENAAKLRAVEQRVASYEEFRGIVLASHLKPLERKDKIGGKRTVPWNCHTTQGRPSQDETTEISREKTFPQPETSAEFYRDWRRYLRSGPERYQALLQLGGPKLRLLFQVDVGFGLLGEMLVALANHVRPADRWVVLGVLRSLASTGRFNLNLSLMSHAERESCRALFQKLQAMGAPSSEERDLEEQPGGLQEVESLLQELLRLYRVD
- the FAM187A gene encoding Ig-like V-type domain-containing protein FAM187A, giving the protein MNLAHTTVLLWVWGSLQAFEIVEKENIFQRTPCPAFLMFDNAAYLADMSFELPCHCKPEEVSAVVWYYQKHLGSSHTKVLTDFDGRVLTEAAQVRVGSDMLVRFSIRMFSLLVFRAQPEDSGLYFCGTRKGDYFYAFDVDIQSSEGMVATFKDQGQEPFADEYHGSLHVFTTFWEWTPCDRCGVRGEQWRIGLCYLQSPDLSPRYHKTRSDVVSCGSQAVPRKLRAKASDHTPELLVQSCVVPCEKKKKIQEGVMAIINYVSKVGSRPWVPQVPIQFHQQRLGHGLIISCPGARPEHAVAWDKDHQYLYRTQYLKGVNRSMRVFIDHGNHLHIRFTQLGDRGIYYCWRQGVRIAGFRLGVTSRGRYPVSLSDPETRAAVVLTLIGYLLITFIFVTIHLCRCCCYLFRCCPNFSL
- the CCDC103 gene encoding coiled-coil domain-containing protein 103 isoform X2, translated to MERNDIIDFKALEKELQAAITADEKYKRENAAKLRAVEQRVASYEEFRGIVLASHLKPLERKDKIGGKRTVPWNCHTTQGRPSQDETTEISRVDVGFGLLGEMLVALANHVRPADRWVVLGVLRSLASTGRFNLNLSLMSHAERESCRALFQKLQAMGAPSSEERDLEEQPGGLQEVESLLQELLRLYRVD